The Gloeocapsopsis sp. IPPAS B-1203 region CTTCGGCTGTAACATCTTCCTGGTCAGATTTTGAATATATCGTCACTAAGATGATTTTGTTAGCAGTTTGGATATAGTAAATTATGCGATAACCTGCACTTTTACCCCGTTGAGCGTCCTGATTTCTAAGCCGAACTTTGAAAATGGTGTACTCAACACCTACTACAGCATCACCTAGCAACTCACCCCTTTGAAGTTGTTCGATAACAGGTCGAATGTCGCTGCGGATATTGCGATACCGCTTTTTCAAGAGTCGTAAATTTCAAAGAAATTTAGCAGATGCTTCAACCTGCACGAGTGGTGGATCAATCGTCATCAATACCTTCCCAAAGCTGAGCAATTGGAATGGTGTTTCCCATCACAACATCATGCCACCCTTGTCGGAAACTTTCTGCCGCAGACTCTCGATCGACTTCGTCAATTTCACCTTCAACGGAAACTGCCAAAGCCCTCCCTTCGTCAGGTGTAGGATTGTTCTCAGGGTTCAATTGAGGCTGACGCCGCAACTTGACAAATAATAAAAAGTCAAGAATTTCTTCG contains the following coding sequences:
- a CDS encoding type II toxin-antitoxin system RelE/ParE family toxin; protein product: MKKRYRNIRSDIRPVIEQLQRGELLGDAVVGVEYTIFKVRLRNQDAQRGKSAGYRIIYYIQTANKIILVTIYSKSDQEDVTAEEIRDILKEFER